In the genome of Patescibacteria group bacterium, one region contains:
- a CDS encoding M20 family metallopeptidase translates to MDFKGKLKEEEILKLLKDLITIRSVNPMGNNLSGDEYTEGEIGKYIGEYLERLGIRVKLQKVSKNRNNVIGFLPGKNSYRSLLLETHMDTVPMGKNLLIPTVKEGKIYGRGSCDTKSSLAAMLVALKLIKENGVKQDANIYFIAVVDEEFCGLGLDKVIQSGFKATAGVVGEPTKLKIVTAHKGRLWFRIHTFGKSSHGSNPDKGGNAICMMNEVISLIRNKVEPYFATKKHKLLGSPTINIGKIYGGNAPNIIPDKCSIEVDCRLTPDEKPEDIIRKISTEIGRIRGKMPCFKAEIEKFFMVDTPPLVLGLNERIVKSMVKSSKRVLGKVNVCSVNYDTDAGKFTKAGIPCVVFGPGDIAQAHSDNEFVEIEQIVRASEVYAQIIVEF, encoded by the coding sequence ATGGACTTCAAAGGAAAATTGAAGGAAGAAGAAATACTGAAGTTGCTTAAGGACTTGATAACCATCAGAAGTGTTAATCCGATGGGAAACAATCTGTCAGGCGATGAATACACAGAAGGAGAAATAGGCAAATACATAGGAGAATATCTTGAAAGATTAGGAATTAGAGTTAAGTTGCAGAAAGTCTCAAAAAACAGAAACAATGTAATTGGTTTTCTGCCAGGTAAAAATTCTTACAGGAGCCTGCTTTTGGAAACCCACATGGATACCGTTCCTATGGGGAAAAATCTGCTTATTCCAACAGTGAAGGAAGGCAAAATATACGGCCGCGGTTCATGCGACACCAAAAGCTCGTTAGCCGCTATGCTTGTGGCTTTGAAGCTAATCAAGGAAAATGGAGTAAAACAAGACGCAAACATTTACTTTATTGCGGTAGTAGATGAAGAATTTTGTGGTTTGGGGTTAGACAAAGTAATACAATCAGGTTTTAAAGCGACGGCAGGAGTGGTTGGAGAACCGACAAAATTAAAGATCGTTACAGCGCACAAAGGAAGGCTCTGGTTCAGGATACATACTTTCGGAAAGTCTTCCCACGGTTCGAATCCCGACAAAGGGGGTAATGCTATTTGTATGATGAATGAAGTCATAAGCCTAATCAGAAATAAAGTTGAGCCATATTTCGCCACAAAAAAACATAAATTACTGGGTTCACCAACAATCAATATAGGAAAAATTTACGGCGGAAACGCACCAAATATAATTCCCGACAAATGTTCCATCGAGGTAGACTGCAGGTTGACTCCTGATGAAAAACCTGAAGACATAATTCGGAAAATATCCACGGAAATAGGAAGAATAAGAGGGAAGATGCCATGTTTTAAAGCGGAAATAGAAAAATTTTTTATGGTTGATACGCCTCCTCTGGTTTTGGGTTTGAATGAGCGCATAGTTAAGTCTATGGTAAAATCCTCGAAAAGAGTGCTGGGAAAAGTCAACGTTTGCAGTGTAAACTATGATACAGACGCCGGCAAGTTTACTAAAGCTGGTATTCCGTGCGTAGTTTTTGGGCCGGGAGATATAGCTCAGGCTCATTCTGATAATGAATTTGTTGAGATTGAGCAGATTGTCAGGGCGTCAGAAGTTTACGCCCAAATCATCGTGGAATTTTAA
- the ald gene encoding alanine dehydrogenase has translation MTIGTVREIKTEETRVGLIPSTIAKLKEKGHRVLVEKNAGLLAGIKDQMFQAAGAEVFSSAAEIWKESNLVIKVKEPQEAEYGLLRKDQILFTYFHFASNLSMTDVLIKKGVNCLAYELVEHKGNLPLLTPMSEIAGRLAAQEGAEYLKKNNGGKGLLLSGAAGIAPGKAIVIGAGVVGINAARIAAGLGAEVTILDVNLERLRYLESVLLFNCRLIYSNQENLLKEIKAADLIIGAVLIPAAAAPRVILKEDLKLMEEGTVLVDVAIDQGGCFETSRPTSHNHPVYEINHIIHYCVPNMPAAVPKTSTYALNYATAPYILALAETGGDLYELDQPRALYSDLKSGLAVYNGEITNQVLAGVLRKN, from the coding sequence ATGACTATTGGTACCGTAAGAGAAATCAAAACCGAAGAGACGCGGGTAGGTCTTATTCCTTCCACTATTGCCAAACTCAAGGAAAAAGGCCACCGGGTTCTGGTGGAAAAAAATGCAGGACTGCTGGCTGGAATAAAAGACCAGATGTTTCAGGCAGCTGGCGCGGAGGTTTTCTCTTCTGCAGCCGAAATCTGGAAAGAATCCAATTTGGTAATAAAGGTTAAAGAACCGCAAGAAGCCGAATACGGGTTGCTCCGAAAAGACCAGATTCTTTTTACCTACTTTCATTTCGCCTCCAATCTCTCTATGACCGATGTCCTCATCAAAAAAGGGGTCAACTGCCTTGCTTACGAACTGGTGGAACATAAAGGTAATCTCCCTTTGCTTACACCGATGAGCGAAATTGCCGGACGGCTGGCCGCCCAGGAAGGCGCCGAATACCTGAAAAAAAACAACGGCGGCAAGGGGCTTCTCCTTTCCGGGGCAGCCGGAATAGCTCCGGGTAAGGCAATCGTCATCGGCGCCGGTGTGGTCGGCATCAACGCGGCCCGGATAGCCGCCGGCTTGGGTGCCGAGGTTACCATCCTTGATGTCAATTTGGAGAGACTGCGTTACCTGGAATCCGTTCTTCTTTTTAACTGTCGTCTTATTTATTCTAATCAGGAGAACCTTCTGAAAGAAATCAAGGCCGCCGACTTAATCATCGGTGCAGTTCTCATTCCGGCCGCCGCCGCGCCCAGGGTAATTTTGAAAGAAGACCTGAAATTGATGGAAGAAGGGACGGTTCTGGTGGATGTGGCCATCGACCAGGGTGGTTGTTTTGAAACCAGTCGTCCCACCAGCCACAATCATCCGGTTTATGAAATTAACCACATCATCCATTATTGCGTACCCAATATGCCCGCCGCCGTCCCCAAAACATCCACTTACGCTTTAAACTACGCCACCGCGCCTTACATTTTGGCGCTGGCGGAAACCGGAGGCGATTTGTACGAACTTGACCAGCCGAGGGCGTTATATTCCGATTTGAAGTCAGGGCTGGCTGTTTACAACGGGGAAATTACCAACCAAGTATTAGCCGGGGTGTTAAGAAAGAACTAA